The Iamia majanohamensis genome window below encodes:
- a CDS encoding NAD(P)/FAD-dependent oxidoreductase: MSEQSTAPDSTEHGTPGDVGDVVVIGAGPAGLTAAYQFHKYGVSSTILESDQVVGGISRTAERDGWRFDIGGHRFFTKVTEVEDLWHEILPDEDFLLRPRKSRIFYDGKFFDYPLKASNALKNLGPVEAVRCVASYAWARIRPPKDQTNYEGWLVARFGWRLYRTFFKTYTEKVWGVPVSSMPADWAAQRIKELSLGKAIVNALLPKRNQKDIASLIEEFQYPKYGPGMMWEVCRDKVEAQGSTVHMGQRVTRIRHADGLATEVTAVDADGNETTHPAGHVISSMPISQLLQAMDPPVPDEVRQAADDLSFRDFLTVALVVPGDDVPWSDNWIYVHDPAVEVGRIQNFGSWSPYLVKEGRNVLGLEYFVFEGDRMWTSADEDLVEQGKRELAALDLVEPSRVEGGYVVRMPKAYPTYDEHYQANVGVLRRWLERHAPNVHPVGRNGMFRYNNQDHSMFTAMLTVENITTGAGHDIWEVNVEEEYHETLSETSTSRSSSPKGTGRDAPVIARADTDKVRAERGVPGA; this comes from the coding sequence ATGAGCGAGCAGAGCACCGCACCCGACAGCACCGAGCACGGCACCCCCGGCGACGTCGGCGACGTCGTCGTGATCGGGGCCGGCCCCGCCGGGCTGACCGCGGCCTACCAGTTCCACAAGTACGGCGTGTCGTCCACGATCCTCGAGTCCGACCAGGTGGTCGGGGGCATCAGCCGCACCGCGGAGCGCGACGGGTGGCGCTTCGACATCGGCGGCCACCGCTTCTTCACCAAGGTCACCGAGGTCGAGGACCTCTGGCACGAGATCCTCCCCGACGAGGACTTCCTCCTGCGGCCCCGCAAGAGCCGCATCTTCTACGACGGCAAGTTCTTCGACTACCCGCTCAAGGCGTCCAACGCCCTGAAGAACCTGGGTCCCGTCGAGGCCGTGCGCTGCGTCGCCTCCTACGCCTGGGCCCGGATCCGGCCGCCCAAGGACCAGACCAACTACGAGGGCTGGCTGGTGGCCCGCTTCGGCTGGCGCCTCTACCGCACCTTCTTCAAGACCTACACCGAGAAGGTGTGGGGCGTGCCGGTGAGCTCCATGCCCGCCGACTGGGCCGCCCAGCGCATCAAGGAGCTCTCGCTCGGCAAGGCCATCGTCAACGCCCTGCTGCCCAAGCGGAACCAGAAGGACATCGCCAGCCTCATCGAGGAGTTCCAGTACCCCAAGTACGGCCCCGGGATGATGTGGGAGGTCTGCCGCGACAAGGTCGAGGCCCAGGGCTCGACGGTCCACATGGGCCAGCGCGTCACCCGCATCCGCCACGCGGACGGCCTGGCCACCGAGGTCACCGCGGTCGACGCCGACGGCAACGAGACCACCCACCCCGCCGGCCACGTCATCTCCTCGATGCCCATCTCCCAGCTGCTCCAGGCGATGGACCCGCCGGTGCCCGACGAGGTGCGCCAGGCGGCCGACGACCTGTCCTTCCGCGACTTCCTGACGGTGGCCCTGGTGGTGCCGGGCGACGACGTGCCGTGGAGCGACAACTGGATCTACGTCCACGACCCGGCCGTCGAGGTGGGGCGCATCCAGAACTTCGGGTCCTGGTCGCCGTACCTGGTGAAGGAGGGCCGCAACGTCCTCGGCCTCGAGTACTTCGTCTTCGAGGGCGACCGCATGTGGACCTCCGCCGACGAGGACCTCGTCGAGCAGGGCAAGCGGGAGCTGGCCGCGCTCGACCTGGTGGAGCCGTCGCGGGTCGAGGGCGGCTACGTCGTCCGGATGCCGAAGGCGTACCCGACCTACGACGAGCACTACCAGGCCAACGTGGGCGTCCTCCGCCGATGGCTGGAGCGCCACGCCCCCAACGTCCACCCGGTGGGCCGCAACGGGATGTTCCGGTACAACAACCAGGACCACTCCATGTTCACGGCCATGCTGACGGTCGAGAACATCACCACCGGGGCCGGCCACGACATCTGGGAGGTCAACGTGGAGGAGGAGTACCACGAGACCCTCTCGGAGACCTCCACCTCCCGCTCCTCGTCGCCCAAGGGCACCGGCCGCGACGCCCCGGTGATCGCCCGGGCCGACACCGACAAGGTCCGCGCCGAGCGGGGCGTCCCCGGCGCCTGA
- a CDS encoding polyprenol monophosphomannose synthase, with the protein MRTMVLVPTYDEVENVERIVRAVREAVPAASVLVIDDASPDGTAEVAEAVGEELGQVDVLRRAGKDGLGNAYRAGFAHAIALGFDVLVTLDADSSHDPAVIPELLARIEEGADLVAGSRYVPGGSTPNWPLHRQVLSRYGNRYTCWVLGLALSDATSGFRAYRASVLEAIGYDTTRANGYAFMTELAFRIASAGGTVAEVPIVFRDRVRGTSKMSGQIIVESMLRVTWWGLREAVRPGARRARAARS; encoded by the coding sequence ATGCGCACGATGGTCCTCGTCCCCACCTACGACGAGGTGGAGAACGTGGAGCGCATCGTGCGGGCCGTCCGGGAGGCGGTGCCCGCCGCATCGGTGCTGGTCATCGACGACGCCAGCCCCGACGGCACCGCGGAGGTGGCCGAGGCGGTGGGCGAGGAGCTGGGCCAGGTCGACGTGCTGCGACGGGCGGGCAAGGACGGCCTGGGCAACGCCTACCGGGCCGGGTTCGCCCACGCCATCGCCCTCGGCTTCGACGTGCTGGTCACCCTGGACGCCGACTCCTCCCACGACCCGGCGGTGATCCCCGAGCTGCTCGCCCGCATCGAGGAGGGGGCCGACCTGGTCGCCGGGTCCCGCTACGTCCCGGGGGGGAGCACGCCGAACTGGCCGCTGCACCGCCAGGTGCTGTCCCGGTACGGGAACCGGTACACGTGCTGGGTCCTGGGCCTGGCCCTCAGCGACGCCACCTCGGGGTTCCGGGCCTACCGGGCCTCGGTGCTCGAGGCCATCGGCTACGACACGACCCGGGCCAACGGCTACGCCTTCATGACCGAGCTCGCGTTCCGCATCGCCTCCGCCGGAGGGACCGTGGCCGAGGTGCCGATCGTGTTCCGGGACCGGGTGCGGGGCACGTCCAAGATGTCGGGGCAGATCATCGTCGAGTCGATGCTGCGGGTCACGTGGTGGGGGCTGCGCGAGGCGGTGCGGCCCGGTGCCCGGCGGGCCCGGGCGGCCCGCTCGTGA
- a CDS encoding acyltransferase family protein: MASRPADIPATLPTDRSEGTRAAPRRRYFPCFEGLRALAAGAVVVYHSVTLVGRDAAGTAYTPVAVLDMGVSVFFVISGFLLYRPFVAAAAEGRPAIGPLRFWWRRVLRIVPAYWFALSVLWALGWVELGAEPWRYYLFLQIYDAYTTLGGIVPAWSLNTEMSFYLFLPFWAVLMRRVLGRGRPTFALEAAGAVGLIALAYVSRAVMSGVDRVWAVSDAGAEVTMREVSFSWLPNTLDLFGLGMLLAVLSVWAGRDERLRAWCDRVAQPAGLWWVAAAGVWLGFAYGWGEPSLNGGYQGGYWQVRQAAFGLVAVCLLVPAVFGDQDRGLVRAALRSRTVVWVGALSYGLYLWHLDILQQVPGWLDRPAAEVPVLVLVAAAFGLGLLAASVSWYLLEKPLQALRRDGPAVSVVPPEVEAAPAPARA; this comes from the coding sequence ATGGCCAGCCGTCCCGCGGACATCCCGGCGACACTGCCGACCGACCGGTCCGAGGGTACTCGCGCCGCCCCACGGCGCCGGTATTTCCCCTGCTTCGAGGGGCTCCGGGCCCTGGCCGCCGGTGCCGTCGTCGTCTACCACTCCGTCACCCTCGTCGGCCGCGACGCCGCCGGCACCGCCTACACGCCGGTGGCGGTGCTGGACATGGGGGTGTCGGTGTTCTTCGTGATCTCCGGCTTCCTGCTCTACCGCCCCTTCGTGGCCGCCGCCGCCGAGGGGCGCCCCGCCATCGGGCCCCTCCGGTTCTGGTGGCGACGGGTGCTGCGCATCGTGCCCGCCTACTGGTTCGCCCTGTCGGTGCTGTGGGCCCTCGGGTGGGTCGAGCTCGGCGCCGAGCCGTGGCGGTACTACCTGTTCCTCCAGATCTACGACGCCTACACCACCCTCGGCGGCATCGTCCCGGCCTGGAGCCTCAACACCGAGATGAGCTTCTACCTGTTCCTGCCGTTCTGGGCGGTGCTCATGCGGCGGGTGCTGGGTCGGGGCCGGCCCACCTTCGCCCTGGAGGCGGCCGGGGCGGTGGGCCTGATCGCCCTCGCCTACGTGTCGAGGGCGGTCATGTCGGGCGTCGACCGGGTCTGGGCGGTGAGCGACGCCGGCGCCGAGGTCACCATGCGGGAGGTGTCGTTCTCCTGGCTGCCCAACACCCTCGACCTCTTCGGCCTGGGGATGCTGCTGGCCGTGCTGTCGGTGTGGGCCGGGCGCGACGAGCGCCTGCGCGCCTGGTGCGACCGGGTGGCCCAGCCCGCCGGCCTGTGGTGGGTGGCCGCCGCCGGGGTCTGGCTCGGGTTCGCCTACGGGTGGGGCGAGCCCAGCCTCAACGGCGGGTACCAGGGCGGGTACTGGCAGGTCCGCCAGGCCGCCTTCGGGCTGGTGGCGGTGTGCCTCCTCGTGCCCGCCGTGTTCGGCGACCAGGACCGGGGGTTGGTGCGCGCCGCACTCCGGTCCCGCACCGTCGTGTGGGTCGGTGCCCTCTCCTACGGCCTCTACCTGTGGCACCTCGACATCCTCCAGCAGGTGCCCGGGTGGCTCGACCGGCCCGCGGCGGAGGTCCCGGTCCTCGTGCTGGTGGCGGCCGCCTTCGGCCTCGGGCTCCTGGCCGCCAGCGTCAGCTGGTACCTCCTGGAGAAGCCCCTCCAGGCCCTGCGCCGGGACGGTCCCGCCGTCTCCGTCGTGCCCCCCGAGGTCGAGGCCGCACCCGCCCCTGCCCGTGCCTGA